In Roseibium salinum, a single genomic region encodes these proteins:
- a CDS encoding LacI family DNA-binding transcriptional regulator — translation MARRPTISDLAREAGVSPATVDRVLNGRERVRRETAQRVYAAANRIGYHGVRLIEQRLQVDLPECRLGFVLQKQRQSFYQSFGEHLERAVQALPDVRGRFVLEYCPTQTPSDIADMMLQVGRQVDVLAAVAVNHQVTSAAVNELKAAGVPTFSLLSDFAQGERANYVGLNNLKMGRVAASMLAMAVHAPGKIAIFVGGHRWHGHDLRETGFRTYFREFHPNFTVLDTLVNLETRQLTHEATLDLLERHPDLKGIYVAGGGMEGAISALREVRAPGDVALVVNELTPESRAALSDRYALMAIGTPLDELSRDLASLMVESVRGSSSEGLPGQRFLQPRLCLPESL, via the coding sequence ATGGCCCGCCGACCGACAATTTCCGATCTCGCCAGGGAAGCAGGAGTAAGTCCGGCAACGGTTGACCGTGTCCTGAACGGGCGAGAGCGCGTGCGCCGGGAAACCGCGCAGCGCGTCTACGCCGCCGCCAACCGCATCGGCTATCACGGCGTCCGCCTGATCGAGCAGCGCCTGCAAGTGGACTTGCCGGAATGCCGCCTAGGCTTTGTCCTACAGAAGCAGCGCCAGTCCTTCTATCAATCCTTCGGTGAGCATCTGGAGAGAGCCGTGCAGGCCCTGCCGGATGTGCGCGGCCGGTTCGTTCTGGAATACTGCCCGACCCAGACCCCCTCCGATATTGCCGACATGATGCTGCAGGTCGGCCGACAAGTGGACGTTCTGGCTGCCGTGGCGGTTAACCACCAGGTGACCTCTGCGGCGGTGAACGAGTTGAAGGCGGCCGGCGTGCCGACATTCTCGCTGCTGTCGGATTTCGCCCAGGGCGAGCGGGCGAATTATGTCGGCCTCAACAATCTGAAGATGGGCCGTGTGGCGGCATCGATGCTCGCCATGGCCGTTCATGCTCCTGGAAAGATTGCGATTTTCGTGGGCGGCCACCGCTGGCACGGCCACGACCTTCGCGAAACCGGGTTCCGGACCTACTTCCGCGAGTTCCATCCCAATTTTACCGTGCTCGACACTCTGGTGAACCTGGAAACAAGACAGCTTACGCACGAGGCGACGCTTGACCTTCTCGAGCGCCATCCGGACCTGAAAGGCATCTACGTTGCCGGTGGCGGGATGGAAGGCGCGATTTCGGCGCTTCGGGAAGTGCGTGCGCCCGGTGACGTGGCGCTTGTCGTCAATGAACTGACGCCTGAGTCCCGTGCAGCCCTTTCCGACCGCTATGCGCTCATGGCGATCGGAACCCCGCTCGACGAACTCAGCCGCGATCTTGCATCGCTGATGGTGGAGTCGGTGCGCGGCTCCTCCAGTGAGGGACTGCCGGGACAGCGCTTCCTGCAACCGCGCCTCTGCCTGCCTGAATCCCTCTAG
- a CDS encoding sugar ABC transporter substrate-binding protein codes for MKKFLIAAGVASMMTTTAMAETVGVSMALFDDNFLTVLRNGMIEYADGLEGVDIQVEDAQNDVGKQLNQIQNFIASGVDAIVVNPVDTDATIAMTQAAANAGVPLVYVNREPVNVDDLPDNQSFVASDERESGTLETQEICRLLKEQGKGEGAKIVVMMGELSNQAARMRTQDVHDVIATDECSFMEIVEEQTANWSRTEGADLMTNWLSAGLEFDAVVANNDEMAIGAIQAMKSAGISMDEMLIGGVDATQDALAAMQAGDLDVTVFQDAAGQGQGAVDAALRLAKGEEVEQKVYVPFQLVTPENIDKFLSKN; via the coding sequence ATGAAGAAGTTCCTTATCGCAGCCGGCGTTGCATCCATGATGACAACGACAGCGATGGCCGAGACCGTCGGCGTGTCGATGGCATTGTTCGACGACAATTTCCTGACTGTGTTGCGCAACGGCATGATCGAATACGCCGACGGTCTGGAAGGCGTCGATATCCAGGTGGAGGACGCGCAGAACGACGTCGGCAAGCAGCTCAACCAGATCCAGAACTTTATCGCGTCCGGCGTCGATGCAATCGTGGTCAACCCGGTCGACACGGATGCGACCATCGCCATGACCCAGGCCGCCGCGAATGCAGGCGTTCCGCTGGTCTATGTCAACCGGGAGCCGGTGAACGTCGACGATCTTCCGGACAACCAGTCCTTCGTGGCTTCGGACGAGCGCGAATCCGGCACCCTGGAAACCCAGGAAATCTGCCGCCTCCTCAAGGAGCAGGGCAAGGGCGAAGGTGCCAAGATCGTCGTGATGATGGGCGAACTCTCCAACCAGGCCGCGCGGATGCGCACCCAGGACGTTCATGACGTCATTGCCACGGACGAGTGCTCCTTCATGGAAATCGTCGAAGAGCAGACCGCCAACTGGTCCCGCACGGAAGGTGCCGACCTGATGACCAACTGGCTCTCCGCAGGCCTCGAGTTCGATGCTGTCGTCGCCAACAATGACGAAATGGCCATCGGTGCCATTCAGGCCATGAAGTCGGCCGGTATTTCAATGGACGAGATGCTGATCGGCGGCGTGGACGCGACCCAGGACGCGCTGGCTGCCATGCAGGCCGGTGACCTGGACGTCACCGTGTTCCAGGATGCGGCCGGCCAGGGGCAGGGGGCCGTCGATGCCGCTCTTCGCCTCGCCAAGGGCGAAGAGGTCGAGCAGAAGGTCTACGTGCCGTTCCAGCTGGTTACACCGGAAAACATCGACAAGTTCCTCAGCAAGAACTGA
- a CDS encoding ABC transporter permease, with amino-acid sequence MVEVATGTAMDLPKPRKRHWPTELNALLGLVGIALIFEVLGWIFQGQSFLLNPQRLSIMILQVATIGIIAVGVTQVIISGGIDLSSGSVAGATAMIAMSFAQVSTYPRAVFIEQGWVDLPVIIPLAVGILCGLTAGLINGLLIAYTKIPPFIATLGMMVTARGVAKWYTKGQPVSFPTDSFAAIGKGMMPVIIFLGLAVLFYLILRFTVYGKHTYAIGSNPDAARMSGINVERHLVLVYSVAGVLAGIAGMVLAARGLTAQAGMGIMYELDAIAMTVIGGVSLAGGRGSIVGTAIGMLIFGVIISGFTFLRIDAYYQEIIKGMIIVAAVVADVWRQKRRALED; translated from the coding sequence ATGGTTGAGGTGGCTACCGGGACAGCTATGGATTTGCCCAAGCCGAGGAAACGGCACTGGCCGACCGAACTCAACGCGCTGTTGGGGCTGGTCGGCATCGCCCTGATCTTCGAGGTACTGGGCTGGATTTTCCAGGGGCAGAGTTTCCTTCTCAACCCCCAGCGCCTGTCGATCATGATCCTGCAGGTGGCGACCATCGGGATCATTGCCGTGGGCGTGACGCAGGTGATCATCTCCGGCGGCATCGATCTTTCCTCCGGCTCCGTCGCGGGTGCGACGGCTATGATCGCAATGAGTTTCGCGCAGGTGTCGACTTATCCACGTGCCGTGTTCATCGAACAGGGCTGGGTGGACCTGCCGGTCATCATTCCGCTCGCCGTCGGGATTCTCTGCGGGCTGACCGCGGGTCTCATCAACGGACTTCTCATCGCCTATACCAAAATCCCTCCGTTCATCGCCACGCTCGGCATGATGGTGACGGCACGCGGTGTGGCCAAGTGGTACACGAAGGGCCAGCCGGTTTCCTTCCCCACCGACAGTTTCGCCGCAATCGGCAAGGGCATGATGCCGGTCATTATCTTCCTGGGGCTGGCGGTGCTGTTCTATCTGATCCTGCGGTTCACGGTTTACGGCAAGCATACCTATGCGATCGGCTCCAATCCGGATGCCGCGCGCATGTCGGGTATCAATGTCGAACGTCATCTGGTGCTGGTTTATTCGGTCGCGGGCGTCTTGGCGGGGATTGCCGGCATGGTGCTGGCCGCGCGCGGCCTGACGGCCCAGGCCGGAATGGGCATCATGTACGAGCTCGACGCCATCGCGATGACGGTGATCGGCGGCGTCAGTCTTGCCGGCGGCCGGGGATCGATTGTCGGAACGGCCATAGGCATGCTGATTTTCGGCGTGATCATCTCGGGCTTCACCTTTCTCAGGATCGACGCCTACTACCAGGAAATCATCAAGGGCATGATCATCGTTGCAGCCGTCGTTGCGGATGTCTGGCGGCAGAAGCGCCGTGCCTTGGAAGACTAG
- a CDS encoding TIM barrel protein, with product MLPIALNHMTVPSLRYDALFTLARKLGCIGVELRNDLDTPLFDGDAPQTVAATARQHGLRIVGLSQVYPFNDWSDAVRGEVRTLIETAVACGAETISLIPRNDGQGLGNGERQANLRVALREIKPMLDAADMVALIEPLGFMSSSLRSKAEAVEVIESLRAADRYKLVHDTFHHHLAGEDRFFPEYTGIVHVSGVIDPHLDVADMRDGHRILVDGQDRLGNVRQLNELFAAGYSGPVSYEAFSPVVHRLASPEQALAESISFMRAGMKQAAA from the coding sequence ATGCTGCCGATCGCACTCAATCACATGACGGTGCCTAGTCTGCGATACGATGCGCTGTTCACGCTTGCCCGGAAGCTGGGCTGCATCGGCGTGGAGCTTCGCAACGATCTCGACACGCCGCTGTTCGACGGCGATGCCCCGCAGACCGTTGCCGCGACGGCCCGGCAGCACGGACTGCGGATCGTGGGATTGTCCCAGGTCTATCCATTCAACGACTGGTCGGATGCGGTGCGCGGGGAGGTACGGACCCTGATCGAAACGGCAGTGGCCTGCGGCGCCGAAACCATCAGTCTCATCCCGCGCAATGACGGCCAGGGGCTCGGAAACGGCGAGCGCCAGGCCAATCTGCGCGTCGCCCTGCGCGAGATCAAGCCGATGCTCGACGCCGCCGACATGGTCGCCCTCATCGAGCCGCTTGGCTTCATGTCCTCCTCGTTGAGGAGCAAGGCGGAAGCCGTGGAAGTGATCGAGTCGCTGCGGGCCGCGGACCGCTACAAGCTGGTGCATGACACGTTCCATCATCATCTGGCCGGCGAGGACCGGTTCTTCCCCGAATATACCGGCATCGTGCATGTCTCGGGCGTTATCGATCCGCATCTCGATGTGGCGGACATGCGGGACGGGCACCGCATTCTGGTCGATGGCCAGGACCGTCTCGGCAATGTCCGGCAATTGAATGAACTGTTTGCCGCCGGATACTCGGGACCGGTGTCCTATGAGGCCTTTTCACCGGTCGTGCACCGCTTGGCGTCGCCGGAACAGGCGCTGGCGGAGTCGATCTCGTTCATGCGGGCCGGAATGAAACAGGCCGCGGCCTGA